One genomic region from Reichenbachiella ulvae encodes:
- the thrA gene encoding bifunctional aspartate kinase/homoserine dehydrogenase I translates to MKVLKFGGTSVGTPENLRIVKDILVAGQPEKTVCVVSALGGVTNLLHSCSDLAASGDESYEELLSQIEERHLSTIRELLPVKTQSVTFSKIKILLNELEDIMKGVYLIRELSPKTLDKVLSFGETLSSNIIVDYLNAENIKTDLGDSKALIKTDSAHNNANVDFALTNKNITEYISKAADLVVCAGFVSSDENGVTTTLGRGGSDYTAAIFAAALDADAFEIWTDVSGMMTSDPRQVTSAHPIEKLSFQEALELSHFGAKVIYPPTIQPVLDKKIPIKIKNTFAPEDPGTTICDDANGGKQFVKGLSSVSNIALLNLTGSGMVGVPKFSFRLFKALSEAKVNVIIITQASSEHSICVGIDKKDIEKSQEAIAAEFQLELSLRKIDPLEVETGMAIVALVGDNMRQHVGIGGQMFSALGENGISIKAIAQGSSERNITVVLEERHLKKALNVLHESFFLSKKKRMNLFMVGIGNVGGTLIEQIKKQYHYLDEQEDLELKIVGIANSRKMYFNDEDGINLEDWKGQLDSEGEPMEATQFVNRMVEANLRNSIFIDNTANADIAGLYEEILKKSISVVTPNKIACASGYENYLTLKSTAREYQSKFYYETNVGAGLPVLTTLGDLIKSGDKINKIQAVLSGSLNFIFNSFKPGVKFADVVRQAGVEGYTEPDPKIDLSGVDVMRKILILIRESGLKFELGDIESKSFIPQECMDTTSNEDFYSSLEKHDEVFQKIVSDAEAKGAKLKFVATFDKGQASVGLEEVPKDHPFYILEGKDNIVLFYTNRYVEQPLVIKGAGAGAEVTASGIFADVMRIANS, encoded by the coding sequence ATGAAAGTATTGAAATTTGGAGGTACATCCGTAGGTACCCCAGAAAATCTGCGAATCGTAAAGGACATCCTGGTAGCTGGTCAGCCTGAGAAAACCGTTTGTGTGGTTTCGGCTCTTGGCGGAGTGACCAACCTGCTGCATTCATGCAGCGATTTGGCTGCCTCAGGCGATGAGTCCTACGAAGAGTTATTGTCTCAAATTGAAGAGAGACATTTGTCCACCATCAGGGAGCTGTTGCCTGTGAAGACACAGTCTGTCACCTTCAGCAAAATCAAGATTCTGTTGAATGAATTGGAGGACATCATGAAAGGGGTCTATCTCATTCGTGAGCTGTCACCAAAGACGCTGGATAAGGTGCTGAGTTTTGGTGAGACGCTTTCTTCCAACATCATCGTGGACTACCTCAATGCTGAAAATATCAAGACGGATTTGGGTGATTCCAAAGCGCTGATCAAAACAGACAGTGCGCATAACAATGCCAATGTTGATTTTGCTCTGACGAATAAAAACATCACTGAGTACATTTCTAAAGCTGCTGATTTGGTGGTTTGTGCGGGGTTTGTTTCTTCGGACGAAAACGGGGTGACTACTACTTTGGGTAGAGGAGGTTCCGACTATACAGCAGCCATATTTGCAGCTGCTTTGGATGCGGATGCTTTCGAAATCTGGACGGATGTCAGTGGTATGATGACTTCAGATCCAAGACAGGTGACCTCTGCCCACCCGATAGAAAAATTGTCTTTTCAGGAGGCACTGGAGCTTTCACACTTTGGTGCGAAGGTGATCTATCCACCGACTATTCAGCCGGTATTGGATAAGAAGATTCCGATCAAGATCAAGAATACATTTGCTCCGGAAGATCCCGGAACGACCATCTGCGATGATGCCAATGGAGGCAAGCAATTCGTCAAAGGATTGTCGAGTGTAAGTAACATCGCCCTTCTAAACCTGACAGGTAGTGGCATGGTAGGCGTGCCTAAGTTTTCATTTAGACTATTTAAGGCACTGTCCGAAGCAAAAGTGAATGTGATCATCATCACGCAGGCTTCATCGGAGCACTCGATCTGTGTGGGGATTGACAAAAAAGATATTGAAAAGTCTCAAGAGGCGATTGCAGCGGAGTTTCAGTTGGAGCTGAGTCTGCGCAAGATCGACCCACTGGAGGTAGAAACGGGAATGGCGATCGTAGCATTGGTTGGTGACAATATGCGCCAGCATGTGGGTATCGGGGGTCAGATGTTCTCTGCTCTGGGTGAAAATGGTATCAGTATCAAAGCCATTGCACAGGGGTCGTCCGAAAGAAATATTACCGTAGTACTAGAAGAGCGTCACCTCAAGAAGGCCCTGAACGTACTACATGAGAGCTTTTTCCTCTCTAAGAAGAAACGCATGAACCTGTTCATGGTAGGAATCGGTAATGTAGGTGGAACATTGATCGAGCAGATCAAAAAGCAGTACCACTACCTCGACGAACAGGAAGATTTGGAATTGAAGATTGTTGGGATTGCGAACAGTCGCAAGATGTACTTCAACGATGAGGATGGAATCAATCTCGAAGATTGGAAAGGTCAGCTCGACTCAGAAGGTGAGCCGATGGAGGCTACTCAATTCGTCAACCGAATGGTGGAGGCGAACCTTCGTAATTCCATTTTTATAGATAACACTGCCAATGCAGATATCGCGGGACTATATGAGGAGATTCTCAAGAAGAGTATCTCTGTAGTGACGCCTAACAAAATTGCCTGCGCTTCGGGTTATGAGAATTACCTCACACTAAAAAGTACGGCAAGAGAATACCAGTCGAAGTTCTACTATGAAACGAATGTCGGGGCTGGGCTTCCAGTTTTGACTACTCTGGGTGACCTCATCAAAAGTGGTGATAAGATCAACAAGATACAGGCTGTATTGTCTGGTAGCTTGAACTTCATATTCAACAGCTTCAAGCCAGGAGTGAAATTTGCTGATGTGGTCCGTCAGGCTGGGGTAGAAGGCTACACTGAGCCAGACCCTAAAATTGACTTGAGCGGAGTAGATGTGATGCGTAAGATCTTGATTTTGATCCGTGAGAGTGGGCTGAAATTCGAGCTGGGAGATATCGAAAGCAAGTCTTTCATTCCGCAAGAATGTATGGATACTACCAGCAATGAGGACTTTTATTCAAGTCTGGAAAAACACGACGAGGTATTCCAAAAGATTGTTTCTGATGCGGAGGCGAAAGGAGCTAAGCTGAAGTTTGTAGCGACTTTTGACAAAGGACAGGCATCCGTAGGACTCGAGGAAGTGCCAAAAGATCACCCTTTTTATATCCTGGAAGGAAAAGACAATATTGTGCTGTTCTATACGAATCGATATGTAGAGCAGCCATTGGTGATAAAAGGAGCTGGTGCGGGGGCAGAAGTGACCGCATCCGGTATATTTGCGGACGTAATGCGAATTGCCAACAGCTAA
- a CDS encoding homoserine kinase, with the protein MSNSIKVFSPSTVANVGCGYDVLGFALDGIGEEMIVTETADGKMEIEENEKFDLPLKPEKNVATVAAKALLEAAGVEKGYRFSFDKHIHPGSGMGTSASSSAGAVFAVNELIGRPFDTKQLVEFAMEGEKMLSGKAHADNVAPNLLGGFTLVRAYGPLDVLQLPTPEDLYVAIVHPQVVVKTTDAKRMLKQTVKLEKAVSQWGNVGGLVSGLYESDYDLIGRSMEDHIVEPIRKLLIPLYDDVKAQAMTDGAIGCSIAGSGPSIFAFAKGKETAEKIKASMQSIYDEVGILAYTYLSKIGTEGVRVIK; encoded by the coding sequence ATGTCAAATTCTATAAAGGTTTTTTCTCCTTCTACAGTTGCCAACGTGGGCTGTGGATATGATGTGTTGGGTTTTGCCCTGGATGGCATAGGAGAAGAAATGATCGTGACCGAAACGGCCGACGGAAAGATGGAGATCGAAGAAAACGAAAAGTTCGATCTGCCTCTAAAGCCGGAAAAAAATGTAGCCACTGTAGCAGCAAAGGCACTGCTCGAGGCTGCTGGAGTAGAGAAAGGTTACCGCTTTTCTTTCGATAAGCACATACATCCCGGTAGCGGTATGGGTACGAGTGCCTCCAGTTCTGCTGGGGCGGTTTTTGCCGTCAATGAATTGATCGGTCGACCATTCGATACCAAGCAGTTGGTGGAGTTTGCGATGGAGGGCGAGAAGATGCTTTCGGGCAAAGCGCATGCCGACAATGTAGCGCCTAATCTCCTGGGCGGCTTTACGTTGGTGCGGGCTTATGGGCCTTTGGATGTATTGCAGCTGCCTACTCCGGAGGATCTGTATGTGGCCATCGTGCACCCTCAGGTGGTGGTCAAAACCACGGATGCCAAGCGAATGCTGAAGCAGACGGTAAAGTTAGAAAAGGCCGTGTCCCAATGGGGCAATGTGGGCGGATTGGTATCAGGACTCTACGAGTCGGATTACGATCTGATTGGTCGCTCGATGGAGGATCACATAGTAGAGCCTATTCGCAAGCTTTTGATTCCTCTATATGACGATGTGAAAGCCCAGGCCATGACTGATGGTGCGATTGGTTGTAGCATCGCTGGATCAGGGCCTTCGATTTTCGCCTTTGCGAAAGGGAAGGAAACGGCAGAAAAAATCAAAGCCAGCATGCAGTCGATCTACGACGAGGTAGGCATCCTGGCCTACACCTACCTATCCAAAATTGGTACAGAAGGTGTCAGAGTTATTAAATAA
- the thrC gene encoding threonine synthase: MKYYSTNRQVPEVSYEEAIFNGLPDDNGLYMPETIPTLPADFFENIGDMKLHDIAYEVASRFIGEEIPEKELRRIVEETLSFDLPIVEVEKGIYSLELYHGPTCAFKDVGARFLARCLSYFSAKEGKKSTILVATSGDTGAAVGSGFYGVENIEVIILYPKGKISKIQEQQLTTFGKNIQACEVRGTFDDCQKMVKDAFLNKELKEKYNLTSANSINMARLIPQSFYYFWTYAMLKDMGDLVVSVPSGNFGNLTAGLLGQKMGLPIKQFIASTNVNDIVPSYLTSGQFEPRPSTSTISNAMDVGNPSNFYRMKEVFGSSWEDMKEGVKGYAYDDKITAETVADIYRKTDYLMDPHGAVGYLGLKEYMKDHPNSIGVFLETAHPAKFGDVVEPIIKQEVEMPERLAEFARRTKVSTEIDATQEELKKVLETL, from the coding sequence ATGAAATATTACAGTACGAACAGACAAGTCCCAGAGGTGAGTTATGAGGAGGCGATTTTCAATGGATTGCCGGACGATAATGGTTTGTACATGCCGGAGACGATTCCGACGCTACCGGCTGACTTCTTCGAGAATATCGGGGATATGAAACTGCATGATATCGCTTATGAAGTGGCGAGTCGTTTCATCGGGGAGGAAATCCCAGAAAAGGAGTTGCGTCGCATTGTTGAGGAAACATTGAGCTTTGATTTGCCCATAGTAGAGGTGGAAAAAGGTATCTATTCTTTGGAGCTATATCATGGTCCTACTTGTGCGTTCAAAGACGTAGGAGCAAGGTTTTTGGCAAGATGTCTGAGCTATTTTTCTGCTAAGGAAGGAAAGAAATCAACCATTCTAGTGGCGACTTCTGGAGATACGGGAGCGGCAGTAGGTAGTGGTTTTTATGGAGTAGAAAACATCGAGGTGATCATTCTTTACCCCAAAGGAAAGATCTCGAAAATACAGGAGCAACAGCTTACCACATTTGGTAAGAATATTCAGGCCTGCGAGGTGCGTGGAACCTTTGATGACTGTCAAAAAATGGTCAAAGATGCTTTCCTCAACAAAGAGCTGAAAGAAAAATACAATCTGACTTCTGCCAACTCGATCAATATGGCACGTTTGATTCCACAGTCATTTTACTATTTCTGGACTTATGCCATGCTCAAGGATATGGGTGACCTGGTGGTGTCTGTACCTAGTGGCAACTTCGGTAATCTAACTGCGGGATTGCTAGGACAGAAGATGGGCTTGCCGATCAAGCAATTCATCGCTTCTACCAATGTGAATGATATTGTGCCTTCTTACCTGACTTCTGGTCAGTTTGAGCCACGTCCTTCTACGTCCACGATATCCAATGCCATGGATGTAGGGAACCCAAGTAACTTCTATCGCATGAAGGAGGTGTTCGGTTCGTCCTGGGAGGATATGAAGGAAGGTGTCAAGGGTTATGCGTATGATGATAAAATCACCGCAGAAACCGTAGCTGATATCTATCGAAAAACCGATTATCTCATGGATCCGCACGGTGCTGTAGGATATTTGGGCTTGAAAGAATACATGAAAGATCACCCGAACAGCATCGGGGTATTTCTGGAGACGGCACACCCGGCTAAGTTTGGTGATGTGGTAGAACCGATCATCAAACAAGAGGTAGAAATGCCCGAGCGTTTGGCAGAGTTTGCCCGTCGCACCAAAGTATCGACCGAGATCGATGCAACTCAGGAGGAGCTGAAGAAGGTGCTGGAGACGCTCTAG
- a CDS encoding PepSY-associated TM helix domain-containing protein: protein MSTKKKTTWQKVRKFLNDLHLWAGIGAGLVLFVVCLTGTIYTFHQEIDEAINSDRYYIQAPLSGQVMPIEKLVAAVEAVVEGGTPGSVSIPQDPKKAYAINVRVEGQRRGTNYLVNPYTGEVLGDTHTGASEFFMVMFRLHRWLMLDMAIGRPIVGWSTVIFVFLCLSGLVIWVPQKVKSWRQGLKIKWSANWKRINHDLHNTLGFYSVFLLLVMGLTGLYWSFDAYRDGLYSVLGVEKPQWGRRGNNAKEEEKKEYPASTLQLVDFLEAANQALPYEGDYRIELTSKEKNTLSISKTHTGFFVSSGRDQLTMDKYSNEIVKKEIFSEKPLNQQIAQSIRSIHTGEIFGTFTKILYFISCLIATSLPVTGTIIWINKLKKKRKRKSSKKIVKNNAEALIPA, encoded by the coding sequence ATGAGTACCAAGAAAAAAACGACCTGGCAAAAAGTAAGAAAGTTTTTGAACGACCTCCATCTATGGGCAGGAATCGGTGCTGGATTGGTGCTGTTTGTAGTTTGCCTTACTGGCACCATCTACACCTTTCATCAAGAAATAGATGAGGCTATCAATAGCGACCGCTATTATATACAAGCACCTCTTTCTGGTCAAGTCATGCCCATTGAGAAACTGGTGGCGGCAGTCGAAGCAGTGGTAGAAGGTGGCACTCCAGGATCGGTAAGCATCCCTCAGGATCCAAAGAAAGCCTATGCCATCAACGTCCGTGTCGAAGGACAACGACGCGGCACCAACTACTTGGTCAACCCATACACAGGAGAAGTACTCGGAGACACCCACACAGGCGCTTCCGAATTCTTCATGGTGATGTTTCGACTACACAGATGGCTGATGCTGGATATGGCAATCGGCCGACCTATTGTGGGATGGAGTACTGTCATATTTGTCTTTCTTTGTCTCAGTGGTCTAGTCATCTGGGTTCCTCAAAAAGTCAAATCCTGGCGTCAGGGACTCAAAATCAAATGGTCGGCCAATTGGAAGCGAATCAACCATGACCTTCACAATACGCTTGGATTCTACTCTGTCTTTCTTTTACTCGTCATGGGCCTTACCGGACTGTATTGGTCCTTTGATGCCTACAGAGATGGATTGTATAGCGTACTAGGAGTCGAAAAACCACAATGGGGTCGCAGAGGCAACAACGCCAAAGAAGAAGAAAAGAAGGAATATCCAGCCAGCACACTTCAGCTCGTAGACTTCTTAGAAGCAGCCAATCAAGCGCTTCCATACGAAGGAGATTACCGCATAGAGCTAACTTCCAAAGAGAAAAACACCCTCTCCATTTCCAAAACACATACAGGATTCTTTGTTAGCTCAGGAAGAGATCAATTGACCATGGACAAGTACAGCAATGAGATCGTAAAGAAAGAAATCTTTTCAGAAAAACCCCTAAACCAACAAATTGCTCAATCGATTAGATCTATCCATACGGGAGAGATATTTGGCACCTTTACCAAAATCCTATACTTCATTTCCTGCCTGATAGCCACCAGCCTCCCTGTCACTGGTACGATCATCTGGATCAACAAACTGAAGAAAAAGAGGAAAAGAAAGAGCAGTAAGAAAATAGTAAAAAACAATGCAGAAGCTTTAATTCCTGCATAA
- a CDS encoding TonB-dependent receptor yields MRNTCLILSLLLLSITAQGQNPTAQIKGIVLDENQEPLPGFTVRLKESDRGAITDLNGYFQIQNLKAGHHTLQLSGVGYQTKSLVRQLQKGQQLEIKVNMEVSTQEMNEVIVYGKSEARLIKEKGFAVNAIEAKDLEVQSIQVNDVLDQSAGVRIRQSGGMGSRVRYNINGLSGSSVKIFIDGIPIDNYGSSFSLNSIPTSMIKRIEVYKGVVPAELGGDAMGGAINVVTKNSTDNSLNVSYSYGSFNTHQASVNGVFRAKKSGLTTRASAFYNYSDNSYKVWGKNVYVVDERGKDQYVTAKRFHDSYESKGLKMDFGFTDKKWADQAFIGFLASDMRKDIQHATTMEIVYGNRWVGQSTQMLHATYVKKELLPGLDINAFASYSHLKRNLVDTVGYIYNWLGQRTINPNTGEYYTWLSGAEGGDSTLNIDYEKKYTGRLNFAYQLAANTRLSANWLTTHFERDSKDELDPELIQSLQDTRSLWKNLVGLALEQSAMDEKLKASVFYKFYAQKVGMNQPTLNRNNELVINSYDAQSQNSGYGMAFSYEVLPQSILLLSGENTIRMPNSRELFGDVSENVESSSSALKPERSINFNAGLNLGPYRFAVHSISLNTNVFYRRIQDRIMPGVPDQQDETFSYINVSSVLSTGFDTELMYGFKDLITWKSSFSLANPRFNTKYDANGSPYLYYGDRLRNEPYLTANSNLRFSQVDLIQKDARFSAFYNLGYVHEFYKNWPSIGGAGKDQIPSQLVHDLGISYTFPGEKITLSCDAKNILNEQVFDNWALQKPGRAFYGKITYNIF; encoded by the coding sequence GTGCGAAACACCTGTCTGATATTATCTCTACTGCTACTCAGTATTACCGCCCAGGGACAAAATCCCACGGCCCAAATCAAGGGTATCGTTCTGGATGAAAATCAGGAGCCACTACCCGGCTTCACCGTCCGACTCAAAGAAAGTGACAGGGGAGCCATCACGGATCTGAATGGATACTTTCAGATCCAAAACCTTAAAGCTGGACATCACACATTGCAGCTCAGTGGTGTAGGATACCAAACCAAAAGTCTGGTCCGCCAACTGCAAAAAGGACAGCAGCTAGAAATCAAAGTCAATATGGAGGTGAGCACCCAGGAAATGAATGAGGTGATCGTCTATGGCAAATCTGAAGCTCGCCTAATCAAAGAAAAGGGCTTTGCCGTCAATGCCATCGAGGCAAAAGACCTGGAGGTTCAATCCATACAGGTCAACGATGTATTGGATCAGAGCGCAGGCGTACGTATCCGCCAGTCCGGTGGTATGGGATCTCGTGTTCGCTACAACATCAATGGCCTATCTGGCAGCTCAGTCAAAATATTCATCGATGGCATCCCTATCGACAACTATGGCTCCTCCTTTTCCCTCAACAGCATCCCTACCTCTATGATCAAACGCATAGAAGTGTACAAAGGCGTGGTTCCTGCCGAACTAGGCGGAGATGCCATGGGTGGCGCCATCAACGTGGTTACCAAAAACAGTACAGACAACAGCCTGAACGTTTCCTACTCCTACGGCTCCTTCAACACCCACCAGGCCAGCGTCAATGGTGTATTCAGAGCAAAAAAATCCGGCCTGACCACCAGAGCCTCTGCATTCTACAACTACTCGGACAACAGCTACAAAGTCTGGGGCAAAAATGTCTATGTAGTAGACGAGAGAGGCAAAGACCAATATGTCACCGCCAAAAGATTCCACGACAGCTACGAGTCCAAAGGCCTAAAAATGGATTTTGGCTTCACGGACAAAAAATGGGCAGATCAGGCCTTCATTGGCTTTCTGGCATCAGACATGCGAAAAGACATCCAGCATGCTACCACCATGGAGATCGTCTATGGCAACCGATGGGTAGGACAAAGCACGCAGATGTTGCACGCAACCTACGTGAAGAAGGAACTGCTTCCTGGCCTGGACATCAATGCATTTGCCTCCTATTCTCATCTAAAAAGAAACCTGGTAGACACCGTGGGATATATCTACAACTGGCTAGGTCAGCGCACCATCAACCCCAACACGGGAGAATACTACACCTGGCTGAGTGGCGCAGAAGGAGGAGATTCTACTCTCAACATCGACTATGAAAAAAAATATACGGGACGACTAAACTTCGCCTATCAGTTAGCCGCCAACACCCGACTTTCAGCCAACTGGCTCACCACGCACTTCGAAAGAGACTCGAAAGACGAGCTAGATCCCGAGTTGATCCAAAGTCTACAGGACACCAGAAGCTTATGGAAAAATCTCGTAGGCCTGGCACTGGAACAATCTGCCATGGACGAAAAATTAAAGGCATCTGTGTTCTACAAGTTCTATGCGCAAAAGGTAGGCATGAACCAACCCACCCTCAATAGAAACAACGAACTGGTCATCAATTCCTACGATGCACAAAGTCAAAACTCTGGTTACGGGATGGCCTTTTCCTATGAAGTCCTACCCCAATCCATCCTTCTATTATCAGGAGAGAACACCATCCGTATGCCTAACAGCCGCGAGCTATTCGGAGACGTTTCAGAGAATGTAGAATCATCCTCCTCTGCCCTGAAACCAGAGCGCAGCATCAACTTCAATGCCGGCCTGAACCTCGGTCCTTACAGATTCGCAGTGCATTCCATCAGCCTCAACACCAATGTTTTCTACCGTAGGATCCAGGATAGGATCATGCCAGGCGTCCCGGATCAGCAGGACGAAACTTTCAGCTACATCAATGTCAGCTCCGTGCTCAGCACTGGATTTGATACAGAGCTGATGTACGGATTCAAAGACTTGATCACCTGGAAATCCAGCTTTTCACTGGCCAATCCGCGTTTCAACACAAAATATGATGCCAATGGTTCTCCTTACCTCTACTATGGAGATCGCCTCAGAAACGAACCCTACCTCACGGCCAATTCCAATTTACGATTCAGTCAGGTAGACCTCATCCAAAAGGACGCTCGCTTTTCTGCCTTTTACAATTTGGGCTATGTCCATGAGTTTTACAAAAACTGGCCTAGCATCGGAGGAGCGGGCAAGGACCAGATCCCAAGTCAGCTCGTACACGATCTGGGCATTTCTTACACCTTCCCTGGAGAAAAAATCACACTCAGCTGTGATGCCAAAAACATTCTGAATGAGCAGGTCTTTGACAACTGGGCCCTGCAGAAACCAGGAAGAGCATTTTACGGAAAAATTACCTACAACATATTTTAA